Proteins encoded by one window of Desulfovibrio ferrophilus:
- a CDS encoding DNA internalization-related competence protein ComEC/Rec2, whose amino-acid sequence MHRTEQHQRRLIPPGLLPWQYGILGFAAGILGLRFPFPACLSLIFIFLLCRASSLKMRARVAVAACFLVGLGWAVAVLPVPPDSPPQWMLDRKTAVVQGRVDHVETRPGGVLRVFLGEARYSLVDGQQGEIPGLLLWNWHFPRTRPHAGQEVQVRMRVRPVRGYANDGGWDTVFHWQRQGVFYRGWTHGAKGAPELSGPPPGMLERWREAMRLAVSGDVVAYEARTTNPSDSLRTDGHGRALLAALVLGDRLLLDENLYAAVQDAALGHSLALSGLHLGFAATMGFALAWLLGWIRPALYLRCPRLKLGVLLAIPFALFYLWLGGASPSLVRAAVMLFSWGVMLWLDRERPLLDGLFAAVALILLVSPLSLFDIRLQLSVVAVAGISILGPILWRMISKVRLPGEQRIAGTESDSKDAIRMRLSKWVSVLVGSVIRSTLGVLAVSTAATLALLPLSVWYFGQVALGLWTNAVWLPVLGLFAIPAGLAGALLSTLPGVSWLGQGLLALDAALLEACAQGVLALGEAGWFPVLTPMRPLWPQILGTYALVLSLLVVLRTRHRAAWGGVLLAVGLLIWPWAQREFTDADEAVSLTLLDVGQGQSVLVEAPGGHRVLIDGGGAWSKSFDVGKAVVTPQVAWGRLPQLDLVVLTHPDQDHYRGLLHPLRRCTVKRFAHNGRWVSGEEGAELREILRDRGIPVEVWRAGMRHELAPGVALEVLHPDDPERYADNNDGSLVLRLTWNGRGLALIPGDVEAPGLDELLTSDAGLTAEVLVLPHHGAADALSPELYKRCKPRFALAAAGFLNHLGFPHPEVCATLARRGVPVFDTGKCGQLRLVWTDAHLPPAVLPCLPGQIE is encoded by the coding sequence ATGCACCGGACTGAGCAGCACCAGAGACGCCTCATTCCGCCGGGGCTTCTGCCCTGGCAGTATGGAATCCTGGGGTTCGCTGCCGGAATTCTGGGACTGCGTTTTCCCTTTCCCGCCTGCCTTTCCTTGATTTTTATTTTTCTATTGTGCCGGGCTTCGAGCCTGAAGATGCGTGCCCGAGTGGCTGTGGCTGCGTGTTTTCTTGTGGGGTTGGGTTGGGCCGTTGCGGTTTTACCTGTTCCCCCAGACTCACCTCCCCAATGGATGCTGGATCGAAAAACCGCTGTGGTCCAGGGCCGGGTCGATCATGTGGAAACTCGTCCTGGCGGTGTGTTGCGCGTCTTTCTGGGCGAGGCTCGATACTCATTGGTGGACGGACAGCAGGGGGAAATCCCCGGTCTGTTGCTTTGGAACTGGCATTTCCCGCGTACCCGGCCTCATGCGGGGCAAGAGGTGCAGGTGCGGATGCGGGTGCGCCCGGTTCGTGGCTATGCCAATGACGGGGGCTGGGATACAGTGTTTCATTGGCAGCGCCAAGGCGTGTTCTACCGGGGTTGGACTCATGGGGCAAAGGGTGCACCTGAGTTGTCCGGCCCCCCTCCTGGGATGCTGGAGCGCTGGCGGGAGGCCATGCGACTGGCTGTGAGTGGAGACGTCGTGGCCTACGAAGCGCGAACAACCAATCCTTCCGATTCGTTGAGGACGGATGGTCATGGACGGGCATTGCTGGCAGCGTTGGTCCTGGGGGATCGGTTGCTCCTGGACGAAAATCTGTACGCAGCAGTGCAGGACGCCGCCTTGGGGCACAGTCTGGCACTTTCCGGACTTCATTTGGGTTTTGCAGCGACCATGGGCTTTGCCCTGGCCTGGTTGCTGGGGTGGATTCGCCCGGCTCTCTATCTGCGGTGTCCGCGTTTGAAGCTGGGGGTGCTCCTGGCTATACCCTTTGCACTGTTTTATCTCTGGTTGGGTGGGGCTTCGCCCAGTCTGGTCCGAGCTGCGGTGATGTTGTTCAGTTGGGGGGTGATGCTCTGGCTGGACCGCGAGCGCCCTCTGCTGGACGGGTTGTTTGCTGCTGTAGCCCTGATTCTGCTGGTTTCCCCATTGTCCCTGTTCGATATCCGTTTGCAATTGTCCGTGGTGGCCGTGGCCGGAATCTCCATTCTGGGGCCGATCCTGTGGCGAATGATTTCCAAAGTACGCCTGCCGGGTGAACAGCGAATTGCTGGAACAGAGAGCGACTCGAAGGACGCGATAAGAATGCGTTTGAGCAAATGGGTCTCCGTGCTGGTTGGTTCGGTCATTCGTAGCACGTTGGGCGTGTTGGCCGTGAGTACTGCCGCCACACTGGCGCTGTTGCCGCTCAGTGTCTGGTATTTCGGGCAGGTGGCTCTGGGGCTGTGGACAAACGCTGTGTGGCTGCCGGTGTTGGGGTTGTTCGCCATCCCTGCCGGTTTGGCGGGGGCGTTGCTGTCGACCCTGCCGGGAGTGTCCTGGCTGGGGCAGGGGCTGTTGGCTCTGGATGCGGCATTACTGGAGGCATGTGCGCAAGGTGTGTTGGCCTTGGGCGAGGCAGGGTGGTTTCCTGTGCTGACGCCCATGCGTCCGCTGTGGCCGCAGATTCTGGGAACTTATGCGCTGGTCCTGAGCTTGTTGGTCGTGTTGCGTACCCGGCATCGGGCCGCCTGGGGAGGAGTACTGCTGGCCGTGGGGCTCCTGATCTGGCCGTGGGCACAACGGGAATTCACTGATGCTGATGAGGCTGTGAGTTTGACCCTGCTGGATGTGGGACAGGGGCAATCCGTACTTGTCGAGGCTCCGGGCGGACATCGGGTTTTGATCGATGGGGGAGGGGCCTGGTCGAAGTCCTTTGACGTGGGGAAGGCCGTGGTCACACCCCAAGTGGCTTGGGGCCGACTTCCTCAATTGGATTTGGTGGTGTTGACCCACCCTGATCAGGATCATTACCGGGGGCTGTTGCATCCATTGCGGCGATGCACGGTGAAGCGCTTTGCTCATAATGGGCGCTGGGTTTCGGGTGAGGAGGGCGCCGAATTGCGAGAAATTTTGAGAGACCGGGGCATTCCCGTTGAGGTCTGGCGCGCGGGGATGCGTCATGAACTGGCTCCAGGGGTGGCGCTGGAAGTGTTGCATCCCGATGACCCGGAACGCTATGCGGACAACAACGACGGCTCTCTGGTGCTACGCCTGACCTGGAACGGGCGGGGGCTCGCCTTGATTCCGGGGGATGTGGAAGCGCCGGGATTGGATGAGCTGTTGACCTCGGATGCTGGGTTGACGGCTGAGGTCCTGGTACTGCCGCACCACGGTGCAGCTGACGCCTTGAGTCCCGAATTGTATAAGCGTTGCAAGCCTCGATTCGCACTGGCCGCAGCCGGATTTTTGAACCATCTTGGGTTTCCGCATCCCGAGGTTTGCGCCACTTTGGCCCGGCGAGGGGTGCCGGTCTTCGACACGGGGAAATGCGGGCAACTGCGGTTGGTCTGGACCGATGCACACCTGCCTCCTGCCGTGTTGCCCTGTCTGCCAGGGCAGATCGAGTGA
- the lpxB gene encoding lipid-A-disaccharide synthase, with the protein MNKAIKARRIWINAGEVSGDLHGALLVRALKKRDERLHCLGMGGPAMAEAGFSEQFNISELSLVGLTEVLAHLPRVLGLMRRLYLCLKKERPDAIVLIDSPDFNFFVARMARRLGIPVYYYICPQVWAWRTGRVNFLKKFVRRVLCILPFEKPFLARHGLEADYVGHPLMDQVPLDELSDIERIKGRVGILPGSRTREIETLLPEFVDAARRIAERLPEVSFSLVRAPGVSEAKLAPYLPDDLPIEILPPEDRYRFMRQCETILAASGTVTLETALLGTPTVVAYKVSPLSYRIGKAVVKVEFISLPNLILGEEAFPELLQEEACGEAIADKALAWLTDESAMVAVHARLERLADMVGKPGAPDRAVEIILKDLESIAAMK; encoded by the coding sequence ATGAATAAAGCAATAAAAGCCCGTCGAATCTGGATCAACGCAGGAGAAGTGTCCGGCGATCTGCATGGAGCACTTCTGGTCAGGGCTCTGAAAAAGAGGGATGAGAGGCTGCATTGCCTGGGGATGGGCGGTCCTGCCATGGCCGAGGCTGGATTCAGTGAACAATTCAATATCAGCGAATTGTCACTGGTGGGGCTGACCGAAGTGCTGGCTCATCTACCACGGGTGCTTGGTCTGATGCGCAGGTTGTACTTGTGTCTGAAAAAGGAACGGCCGGATGCCATCGTGCTCATCGACTCGCCTGATTTCAATTTCTTCGTGGCGCGCATGGCCCGCCGGCTGGGTATTCCCGTTTACTACTACATTTGTCCTCAGGTCTGGGCCTGGAGAACCGGGCGTGTGAACTTCCTCAAGAAGTTCGTGCGCCGGGTGCTGTGCATTTTGCCTTTCGAGAAGCCTTTTCTGGCCAGACACGGGCTTGAAGCAGACTATGTGGGCCATCCTCTCATGGATCAGGTGCCTCTTGATGAACTGAGCGATATTGAGCGCATCAAGGGGCGGGTGGGCATCCTGCCGGGGAGTCGTACCCGGGAAATTGAAACACTGTTGCCGGAGTTTGTGGATGCGGCCCGGCGTATTGCCGAGCGCCTGCCCGAAGTCAGTTTTTCCCTGGTCCGCGCACCGGGCGTCAGCGAGGCCAAGCTGGCCCCGTATCTGCCGGACGACCTGCCCATTGAAATTCTCCCGCCAGAAGATCGCTATCGTTTCATGCGCCAGTGCGAGACCATCCTGGCAGCCTCGGGAACCGTGACTCTGGAGACCGCCCTGCTTGGGACGCCCACTGTGGTCGCCTATAAGGTCTCGCCTCTGTCATATCGTATTGGCAAGGCCGTGGTGAAGGTGGAGTTCATCAGTCTGCCCAACCTGATTCTTGGTGAAGAAGCCTTCCCGGAATTGCTTCAGGAAGAGGCCTGCGGGGAGGCCATTGCGGACAAGGCTTTGGCCTGGCTCACGGACGAGAGCGCCATGGTTGCCGTACATGCCCGGCTGGAACGCCTGGCTGACATGGTTGGCAAACCAGGTGCCCCGGACCGGGCGGTAGAGATTATTCTGAAGGACCTGGAGTCCATCGCTGCCATGAAATGA
- a CDS encoding Gfo/Idh/MocA family protein translates to MSNENTPMNVGVIGLGWMGKLHLRVYSELPGVNVVGVMDTEQAALDEVHERFGVPTFDNLDDLLSQPLDAVSVCVPTVYHLPVGLKVMDAGVPLLIEKPLAASADEGRQLLDKANEKGLPLMVGHIERFNPAVRRVKELVEDNGVISIQIERVGPYPPRIQDVGVMRDLGSHDIDLIRFITGSEYKSAYAVTSTTIGKHEDTALITAEMENGVLAHVNTNWVTPYKSRFIHIATKDRYIAADLITQQVKAYSKFEGYDAHYSIKEWPVMYREPVVEELKAFLAAVKDGTPLPITGEDGLKVLEIIERLEQCAC, encoded by the coding sequence ATGAGCAATGAAAACACTCCCATGAACGTCGGCGTCATCGGTCTGGGCTGGATGGGCAAGCTGCACCTGCGTGTGTACTCCGAACTCCCCGGCGTCAACGTCGTGGGTGTCATGGATACCGAACAGGCTGCCCTGGATGAAGTCCACGAGCGCTTTGGCGTTCCGACCTTCGACAATTTGGACGACCTGCTGTCCCAACCTCTGGACGCCGTCAGCGTCTGCGTGCCCACCGTGTATCACCTGCCCGTGGGGTTGAAAGTCATGGATGCGGGCGTCCCGCTGCTGATAGAGAAGCCCCTGGCGGCCTCGGCAGACGAAGGCCGCCAGTTGCTGGACAAAGCCAACGAAAAAGGCCTGCCCCTGATGGTTGGTCATATCGAGCGCTTCAATCCGGCTGTCCGGCGGGTCAAGGAGTTGGTCGAGGACAATGGTGTCATCTCCATCCAGATCGAGCGCGTCGGACCCTACCCGCCCCGCATTCAGGATGTGGGTGTGATGCGCGACCTGGGCTCTCATGATATCGACCTGATCCGGTTCATCACTGGCTCGGAGTACAAGAGCGCCTATGCGGTGACCTCCACCACCATCGGCAAGCACGAAGACACCGCGCTGATCACCGCCGAAATGGAGAACGGAGTCCTGGCCCATGTCAATACCAACTGGGTCACCCCGTACAAATCTCGTTTCATTCATATCGCCACCAAGGATCGCTACATCGCCGCCGACCTGATCACTCAGCAGGTCAAGGCCTACAGCAAGTTCGAGGGCTACGATGCCCACTATTCCATCAAGGAATGGCCGGTCATGTACCGCGAACCCGTGGTGGAAGAACTGAAGGCCTTCCTGGCCGCCGTGAAAGACGGCACCCCCTTGCCCATCACCGGTGAGGACGGACTGAAGGTTCTGGAGATCATTGAGCGCCTGGAGCAGTGCGCCTGCTAG
- a CDS encoding ATP-binding protein, with product MGASGMLLGIIAIYAAIVFAIALFVEESPSWRKRVESSPYVYALALAVYSTTWSFYGSVGLAARSGYMYAPITLGILLSATVWWIVLRRMVRFKTERRVTSIADFISARYDHSQSVAALVTMMALVGSLPYVALQMKAILSTLEIAATFSSGQGPVLRPAWLDAAGPALVAFMSVFTILVGVRRLDPTERHQGMIAAVAVESVVKLMALTAVGAYVTWGMFDGLDDIYARVEALPFEVLTGVGDGSTNAYMTWASMLFLTMFAGLLLPRQFHVAVVENSDERHILKAMWLFPLYVFLLQIFVMPIAMGGLAFGLPRDAADSFVLRLPFMSGAHGLGILAFLGGLSAGMSMIVVSTMTMATMITNHLLLPALDLFPKLSFIRRYLLQGRWAVVIVFLTLGFAFNVMMGDSYILVNMGIISFAAALQFAPAVLGGLFWDGGTREGAIAGLGAGFVVWGWTMLVPAFVRSGWLAASVLDVGPLGVSWLRPEALLGLDVLDPLTHSLFWSMLLNGGLYVVMSVFMGEALRDRDPQSLSEVVGRSKVVRQARGWSSHIDLDSKRRLLARQFSGYYPARKAVELSERCLEEAGLHGMETINIRQLMALYAESERVLTGVIGSAAAYKTMRDGSLYSTRETMELSEVYADILADLKLSPEDLAKRIDYYQEREVLLKEHADELVKANIKLMEEIAERRRTEEDLATAERKYRGIFENAMEGIFQSSPEGKLLSANPAFARFLGYSSAEDLLHGVTDLRTQVYVNPTDRDRFVEEMHKKRGVSGFEVLFKCRERGQRWGAMHARAILDEQGRIDHFEGILEDIHDRKMAEEKILSASRYIKDVIDSMPSAVLGLDRKGRITNWNSAAVRQLGLPGVKTDSLCLSEIFHEALGYSEIFQRAMNMRMPQHLPKVVREHEGQVRYEDVMVYPLTATGGGEQAVMRVDDITDRVRMEEMMVQTEKMMSVGGLAAGMAHEINNPLGGILQAVQNIIRRVSDGLPGNIKVAEEVDVPLPKIREYLERRKVLSMIEGIRDSGLRAAEIVTNMLEFSRRSASEKIQVDIETLLNATVELASKDYDLKKSYDFRKIRVEREFESGLPKVYCTPSEIEQVVLNLLRNAAQALTKEGDESKQPQITIRTFKETAGVRIEVEDNGPGMESHIRKRVFEPFFTTKEAGEGTGLGLSVSYFIVTTKHSGDFHVESTPGRGCTFVINLPVGAPTVDNS from the coding sequence ATGGGCGCTTCCGGTATGCTTCTCGGTATCATTGCCATCTATGCGGCCATTGTGTTCGCCATTGCCCTGTTCGTGGAGGAATCTCCATCCTGGCGTAAGCGGGTTGAGTCCAGCCCATATGTCTATGCCCTGGCTCTTGCTGTTTACAGCACCACATGGTCGTTCTACGGCAGCGTGGGGCTGGCGGCCCGTTCCGGCTACATGTACGCGCCTATTACGTTGGGCATTCTGCTTTCTGCCACGGTCTGGTGGATTGTGCTGCGACGTATGGTTCGCTTCAAGACAGAACGACGCGTGACCAGTATCGCGGATTTCATTTCCGCGCGATATGATCACTCCCAGTCCGTGGCCGCACTTGTGACAATGATGGCTCTCGTGGGCAGCTTGCCCTATGTGGCTTTGCAGATGAAAGCGATCCTTTCGACCCTGGAAATCGCAGCCACATTCTCTTCGGGGCAGGGGCCGGTATTGCGACCTGCCTGGCTTGATGCTGCCGGGCCTGCCCTGGTCGCATTCATGAGCGTCTTCACCATCCTTGTCGGTGTGCGGCGGCTTGACCCCACTGAGCGGCATCAAGGGATGATTGCTGCGGTTGCTGTGGAATCCGTGGTCAAGCTGATGGCCCTGACAGCCGTGGGTGCGTATGTGACCTGGGGCATGTTTGATGGCCTGGATGATATCTATGCCCGCGTGGAGGCCTTGCCCTTCGAGGTGCTCACCGGGGTTGGTGATGGCAGCACCAACGCGTACATGACCTGGGCCAGCATGTTGTTCCTGACCATGTTTGCCGGGTTGCTCCTGCCCCGGCAGTTTCATGTGGCTGTGGTGGAGAATTCCGATGAACGGCATATTCTCAAGGCCATGTGGTTGTTCCCCTTATATGTTTTTTTGCTGCAGATTTTCGTGATGCCCATTGCCATGGGGGGACTGGCCTTTGGCCTGCCCCGCGATGCTGCGGATTCGTTTGTGCTGCGGCTGCCGTTTATGAGTGGAGCCCACGGACTGGGTATCCTGGCCTTTTTGGGAGGGCTGTCAGCCGGAATGAGCATGATTGTCGTCAGCACCATGACCATGGCGACGATGATCACGAACCATCTTCTCTTGCCCGCATTGGACCTGTTCCCGAAGCTGAGTTTTATCAGGAGATATCTGCTGCAGGGGCGCTGGGCCGTTGTCATCGTGTTCCTGACCCTCGGGTTCGCCTTCAACGTCATGATGGGTGATTCCTATATTCTGGTGAACATGGGAATCATCTCCTTTGCAGCGGCCCTCCAATTTGCCCCAGCGGTTCTGGGTGGTCTGTTCTGGGATGGTGGCACTCGCGAGGGAGCCATTGCTGGCTTGGGGGCCGGATTTGTCGTCTGGGGCTGGACCATGCTGGTTCCCGCCTTTGTCCGCAGTGGTTGGCTGGCTGCAAGCGTTTTGGACGTTGGGCCTCTCGGGGTGAGTTGGTTGCGGCCCGAAGCTCTGCTGGGGTTGGATGTCCTGGATCCGCTAACCCATTCATTGTTCTGGTCCATGCTGCTTAATGGTGGGCTGTATGTCGTGATGTCGGTGTTCATGGGCGAAGCGTTGAGAGATAGAGACCCGCAGTCCTTGAGCGAGGTGGTGGGGCGCAGCAAGGTTGTTCGGCAGGCACGAGGCTGGAGCTCGCATATAGATCTGGATAGTAAGCGGCGTCTGTTAGCTCGCCAATTCTCTGGTTATTATCCGGCCCGCAAGGCAGTTGAATTGTCCGAACGCTGTTTGGAAGAGGCCGGGCTGCATGGGATGGAAACCATTAATATTCGGCAATTGATGGCCTTGTATGCCGAATCCGAACGGGTGCTGACAGGTGTGATCGGTTCCGCTGCTGCATACAAGACCATGCGCGACGGCAGTCTGTATTCGACTCGGGAAACAATGGAGCTATCGGAGGTGTATGCAGACATCCTGGCTGACCTGAAATTGTCTCCCGAGGATTTGGCCAAACGCATCGATTATTATCAGGAGCGTGAAGTCCTGCTCAAGGAACACGCGGATGAATTGGTCAAGGCCAATATTAAGCTGATGGAGGAGATTGCGGAACGCAGGCGGACGGAGGAGGACTTGGCCACGGCCGAGCGCAAGTATCGAGGCATTTTCGAGAACGCCATGGAGGGGATTTTTCAGAGCTCTCCCGAGGGCAAATTGTTGAGTGCCAATCCGGCCTTTGCCAGGTTCCTGGGGTATTCTTCTGCAGAGGATCTCCTCCATGGGGTTACAGATCTCAGGACTCAGGTTTACGTGAATCCCACAGATCGCGACAGGTTTGTGGAAGAGATGCACAAGAAGCGAGGGGTCTCAGGCTTTGAGGTGTTGTTCAAGTGCAGAGAGCGTGGTCAACGCTGGGGTGCAATGCATGCCCGTGCGATTCTTGATGAGCAGGGTCGTATTGATCATTTCGAGGGGATTCTCGAGGATATTCATGACCGGAAGATGGCAGAGGAAAAGATTCTGAGCGCCAGCCGATACATTAAGGATGTCATCGACTCCATGCCTTCTGCCGTGCTCGGTCTGGACAGGAAAGGGCGGATTACCAACTGGAACTCCGCTGCCGTGCGACAGCTTGGACTTCCGGGGGTCAAGACTGATTCGTTGTGCTTGTCCGAGATCTTTCACGAAGCACTTGGGTACAGCGAGATCTTTCAGCGAGCCATGAACATGCGCATGCCCCAGCATTTGCCCAAGGTCGTGCGCGAGCACGAAGGGCAGGTCCGATACGAAGACGTGATGGTTTACCCCCTGACCGCGACTGGTGGCGGCGAACAGGCCGTGATGCGCGTGGACGACATCACCGATCGTGTGCGTATGGAAGAAATGATGGTCCAAACCGAAAAGATGATGTCCGTCGGTGGGCTGGCTGCTGGCATGGCCCATGAGATCAACAATCCTCTGGGTGGAATTCTGCAAGCTGTGCAGAATATCATCCGGCGCGTCTCCGATGGGTTGCCTGGCAATATCAAGGTTGCCGAAGAGGTGGATGTGCCCCTGCCCAAGATCAGGGAATATCTGGAACGGCGGAAGGTGTTGAGCATGATCGAGGGCATCCGTGACTCGGGTCTGCGTGCTGCGGAGATCGTGACCAACATGCTGGAATTCAGCCGTCGGAGTGCATCCGAGAAAATTCAGGTGGATATCGAAACCTTGCTCAATGCAACCGTGGAGTTGGCCTCCAAGGATTACGATCTCAAGAAGAGTTATGATTTTCGCAAGATCCGGGTCGAACGGGAATTTGAATCAGGCTTGCCCAAGGTGTACTGCACACCTTCTGAAATTGAGCAGGTCGTACTCAATCTGTTGCGCAATGCCGCTCAGGCCCTGACCAAGGAAGGAGACGAATCCAAGCAGCCGCAGATCACCATCCGTACATTCAAAGAGACTGCTGGTGTGCGTATCGAGGTGGAGGATAACGGCCCCGGCATGGAGTCGCACATCCGCAAGCGTGTTTTTGAACCGTTCTTTACGACCAAGGAAGCCGGGGAGGGGACAGGGCTGGGATTGTCCGTGTCGTATTTTATTGTCACCACCAAGCACAGTGGCGATTTCCATGTGGAATCGACGCCGGGGCGCGGTTGCACGTTTGTCATCAATCTTCCTGTGGGGGCACCGACCGTGGACAATTCCTGA
- the murA gene encoding UDP-N-acetylglucosamine 1-carboxyvinyltransferase, with translation MDKLVIEGGRPLSGTIKVSGAKNAALPILLAALAVEGPITYTNVPRLRDIHTTLKLLEILGCASSFEGNTAKVEMCDLKIEAPYDLVKTMRASVLCLGPLLARMGEAKVSLPGGCAIGARPVDLHLKGLEAMGATFDLDAGYIHGTCKDGLKGAHIQFDFPTVGGTENLLMAAALAEGETMLVNAAREPEVVDLAKFLIACGAKITGHGTSVITVQGVEKLTGCEYRIMPDRIEAGTFLCAAAITDGELIVEDCPLFELEAVVQKLREMGMTIEEAEGGVLCRRGNGLNGANVTTLPFPGYPTDMQAQIMATMCVAQGAGMIKETIFENRFMHVQELRRMGADITLDGRTAMVRGVTELRGAPVMASDLRASASLVLAGLAAKGVTEVQRIYHLDRGYERIENKLLAVGGHIRREKE, from the coding sequence ATGGACAAGCTTGTGATTGAGGGGGGCAGACCCCTTTCCGGTACCATTAAGGTCAGTGGCGCCAAGAATGCCGCATTGCCTATTCTGTTGGCAGCACTGGCGGTGGAAGGTCCCATCACCTATACCAATGTGCCCAGATTGCGGGATATTCACACGACGTTGAAGCTGCTGGAAATCCTGGGATGTGCGAGTTCCTTCGAGGGCAACACCGCAAAGGTGGAAATGTGTGACCTGAAGATCGAGGCCCCCTACGATCTGGTGAAGACCATGCGAGCTTCGGTGCTGTGCCTTGGGCCGCTTCTGGCTCGGATGGGAGAGGCCAAGGTCTCCTTGCCCGGAGGCTGCGCCATTGGAGCCCGACCCGTTGATCTGCACCTTAAGGGACTGGAGGCAATGGGTGCCACTTTTGATCTGGATGCCGGTTATATCCATGGCACCTGCAAGGACGGATTGAAGGGCGCGCATATTCAGTTCGACTTCCCCACCGTGGGTGGAACCGAGAACCTGCTTATGGCTGCGGCTCTGGCCGAGGGCGAGACCATGCTGGTCAATGCCGCGCGTGAGCCGGAAGTCGTGGACCTGGCTAAATTCCTGATCGCCTGTGGAGCCAAGATTACCGGGCACGGGACCAGCGTCATTACCGTACAGGGTGTTGAGAAGCTTACTGGCTGCGAATATCGCATCATGCCCGACCGCATCGAAGCCGGAACCTTCCTCTGCGCAGCCGCCATCACCGACGGTGAGCTTATCGTCGAGGATTGTCCGCTGTTTGAACTGGAGGCCGTGGTCCAGAAGCTCCGAGAGATGGGTATGACCATCGAAGAAGCTGAGGGTGGGGTGCTTTGCCGCCGTGGAAATGGCCTCAACGGTGCCAACGTGACCACCTTGCCATTTCCTGGATATCCCACGGACATGCAGGCCCAGATCATGGCCACCATGTGCGTGGCCCAAGGCGCGGGGATGATCAAGGAAACCATTTTTGAGAACCGTTTCATGCATGTGCAGGAACTCAGGCGCATGGGGGCGGACATTACCCTTGATGGACGCACCGCTATGGTTCGAGGTGTCACCGAATTGCGTGGCGCGCCGGTCATGGCATCGGACCTGCGTGCTTCGGCCTCGCTGGTCCTGGCTGGGCTGGCAGCCAAGGGAGTAACAGAAGTGCAGCGCATTTACCATCTGGATCGTGGGTATGAGCGCATCGAGAATAAACTGCTGGCGGTGGGGGGGCATATTCGCCGCGAAAAAGAGTAG